In Clostridium sporogenes, one genomic interval encodes:
- a CDS encoding sigma-70 family RNA polymerase sigma factor, with the protein MEDFNELIRQAQIGDINIKNKLIEMNLPLVTSIAKTFINRGYEFDDLFQIGSIGLIKAIDKFNTNFDVKFSTYAVPLIQGEIKRFIRDDGLIKISRETKLISQKLYFKQIELENKLNRESTIEELADYTGYSVDIITKTLKATASISSLSQIIHESESNDLTLQSDFNLEEEVEKNIDIFLLKKCMNKLPKNQKSVMLLRLKEKTQVEIAKLINTSQVQVSRLEKKAIKNIKELMKGAYNNMTNKEKAFKMFAKGKLNKDVAEKLDLSIRTVESYKSNYNKKNGLSNKNKFNKKNKSLALDLFKQGFNKEQVAKELNITIDLADYWSKTYNSKNEEDISMNENKINKSDTARVENLPIIDDKSIDNNNSSYINLAINNMDKENINKMVNILVGNLKEGQYNISFVVK; encoded by the coding sequence TTGGAAGATTTTAATGAATTAATAAGACAAGCACAAATTGGTGATATCAATATTAAAAATAAATTAATAGAAATGAATTTACCATTAGTTACAAGCATTGCTAAAACCTTTATTAATAGAGGTTATGAGTTCGATGATCTATTCCAAATAGGTTCTATAGGGTTAATTAAAGCTATTGATAAATTTAATACTAATTTTGATGTAAAATTCTCTACTTATGCAGTACCTTTAATTCAAGGAGAAATTAAAAGATTTATACGAGATGATGGTCTTATAAAAATAAGTAGAGAAACAAAGCTTATATCACAAAAATTATATTTCAAACAAATAGAATTAGAAAACAAGTTAAATAGAGAAAGTACAATTGAAGAATTAGCAGATTATACAGGATATTCTGTAGATATAATTACTAAAACATTAAAAGCAACAGCTAGCATAAGTTCATTATCCCAAATAATCCATGAAAGTGAAAGTAATGATCTAACATTACAAAGTGATTTTAACTTGGAAGAAGAAGTGGAGAAAAATATAGATATATTTTTATTAAAAAAATGTATGAATAAGTTACCTAAAAATCAAAAAAGTGTAATGCTTTTAAGATTGAAAGAAAAAACTCAAGTAGAAATAGCTAAATTAATAAATACTTCTCAGGTACAAGTAAGTAGATTAGAAAAAAAAGCTATTAAAAATATAAAAGAATTAATGAAAGGGGCATACAACAATATGACTAATAAAGAAAAAGCATTCAAAATGTTTGCAAAGGGTAAATTAAATAAGGATGTAGCAGAAAAACTAGACCTATCTATAAGAACTGTAGAATCATACAAATCAAACTATAATAAAAAAAATGGTTTATCTAATAAAAACAAATTTAACAAAAAGAACAAAAGCCTAGCTTTAGATCTATTTAAACAAGGCTTTAATAAAGAACAAGTAGCTAAAGAATTAAACATAACTATTGACTTAGCTGATTATTGGAGCAAAACTTATAATTCAAAAAATGAGGAGGATATTTCTATGAATGAAAACAAAATAAATAAAAGTGATACTGCAAGAGTGGAAAATTTACCAATAATAGATGATAAATCTATTGATAACAATAATTCTTCTTACATTAATTTAGCAATAAATAATATGGACAAGGAAAACATTAATAAGATGGTGAATATTTTAGTTGGTAACTTAAAAGAAGGTCAATATAATATTTCCTTTGTTGTTAAATAA
- a CDS encoding prohibitin family protein: protein MKKRFLSSLISGVLVITGIFTLFASVEKIKAGYVGVIYSMNGGVKDKTLGQGWHLISPFKKVVEYSVATEQAFLSKDKKEGSPDDDSFLIPSKDGKTLNVDLEFAYHFDNEQLPQTFTRFKGQKGKEIEQTFIKGKMKAYATEVSSKFSVLDIYGEKRSYLNKDLYEYSKEKFKEYGIVIDSVNFTRINVDAQTNKAIQDRINAQQQLQKQKIELETAKIKAQKDKVDAESKARVTEIGAKAEADANKLKQSTLNSTIVEYEKVKKWDGKVPQVQSGNPILDMRTNK, encoded by the coding sequence ATGAAAAAGAGATTTTTATCAAGTTTAATATCAGGAGTTTTAGTTATAACAGGAATATTTACACTATTCGCATCAGTTGAAAAAATTAAGGCAGGATATGTAGGAGTTATATATAGTATGAACGGAGGTGTGAAGGATAAAACATTAGGACAAGGTTGGCACTTGATATCACCTTTCAAAAAAGTTGTTGAATATTCAGTTGCCACAGAACAAGCATTTTTAAGTAAAGATAAAAAAGAGGGATCTCCTGATGACGATAGTTTCTTAATACCAAGTAAAGATGGAAAAACACTTAATGTGGATTTAGAATTTGCATATCATTTTGATAATGAGCAGCTACCACAAACATTCACAAGATTTAAAGGCCAAAAAGGAAAAGAAATAGAGCAAACTTTTATAAAAGGAAAAATGAAAGCTTATGCTACAGAGGTATCTTCTAAATTCTCCGTATTAGATATATATGGCGAAAAAAGAAGTTATCTAAACAAAGATTTATATGAATATTCAAAAGAAAAATTTAAAGAATATGGAATAGTTATTGATAGTGTTAATTTTACTAGAATAAACGTAGATGCCCAAACAAATAAAGCAATACAGGATAGAATTAATGCACAACAACAATTACAGAAACAAAAAATAGAATTAGAGACTGCTAAAATTAAAGCACAAAAAGATAAAGTAGATGCAGAATCTAAGGCAAGAGTTACAGAAATAGGAGCTAAAGCTGAAGCAGATGCAAATAAATTAAAACAATCAACATTAAACAGTACAATCGTAGAATATGAAAAAGTAAAGAAATGGGATGGTAAAGTACCTCAGGTACAAAGTGGAAACCCTATATTAGATATGAGAACTAATAAATAA
- the yyaC gene encoding spore protease YyaC translates to MIIPHSNSKKYNIIKLSNEILKYIKYEENIVFICIGTDRSTGDSLGPLVGTFLTKANCCYPVYGTLKNPVHAKNLKETISVINSKYKNPYIIAIDACLGNEDNIGNIEIKNKPLTPGSALNKNLPSVGDISITGIVNLSGNGIEFIVLQNTRLYEVYIMSEIISKGIIKATKKKVKQEYEYKTMKTI, encoded by the coding sequence ATGATAATACCACATTCTAATAGCAAAAAATATAATATTATAAAATTAAGCAATGAAATATTAAAGTATATCAAATATGAAGAAAATATAGTATTTATATGTATAGGAACAGATAGATCTACTGGAGATTCATTAGGACCATTAGTAGGAACATTCTTAACTAAAGCAAATTGCTGCTATCCTGTATATGGTACTTTGAAAAACCCGGTCCATGCTAAAAATTTAAAAGAAACTATTTCCGTAATAAATTCTAAATATAAAAATCCATATATAATAGCTATAGATGCTTGTTTAGGCAATGAAGATAACATAGGGAATATAGAAATTAAGAATAAACCACTAACACCAGGTTCGGCTCTTAATAAAAATTTGCCTTCTGTTGGAGATATAAGCATTACAGGAATAGTGAACTTATCTGGTAATGGTATAGAATTTATAGTGCTTCAAAATACTAGACTATATGAAGTATACATTATGTCAGAAATTATAAGTAAAGGAATCATAAAAGCAACCAAGAAAAAAGTAAAACAAGAATATGAATATAAAACTATGAAAACAATCTAA
- a CDS encoding MazG-like family protein, which translates to MLITDEVSEAHEALRKKDYDNFKEELADIVIRVASLAGGLKIDLDKEIQKKILKNKKRPYKHNKAF; encoded by the coding sequence ATGCTTATAACAGACGAAGTCTCAGAAGCTCATGAAGCATTGCGTAAAAAAGATTATGATAATTTCAAAGAAGAATTAGCGGATATAGTAATAAGAGTTGCAAGCTTAGCTGGAGGTTTAAAGATAGATTTAGATAAAGAAATACAAAAGAAAATACTAAAAAATAAAAAAAGGCCATATAAGCATAACAAAGCATTTTAA
- a CDS encoding ADP-ribosylglycohydrolase family protein — MIGSIIGDIVGSSYELMNTNKKDFNLYRKISRFTDDTVLTIATADCLLREGSFKDFYRTHTLKYPLRGYGSKFLAWAYFNKKNPNYSFGNGGAMRVSPIAYISNDLYTVLEITEKSCIATHNHPEGIKGAKAIAACIYLARQDCSKEEIKQYIENEYKYNLNISVEEFHSKYRSNATCQNSIPQAIVTFLESTDFESCLRNAIYIGGDSDTVACMACGIAEAYYKEIPYDIFEFCFRKLNYNQKSIIKDFYNKYIVSSTITNKINDLM; from the coding sequence ATGATAGGATCTATTATAGGAGATATAGTTGGTTCTTCATATGAATTAATGAATACAAATAAAAAAGATTTTAATTTATATAGAAAAATTAGCCGATTTACTGATGATACAGTTTTGACAATTGCCACCGCTGATTGCTTATTAAGAGAAGGAAGCTTTAAAGACTTTTATAGGACACATACTCTTAAATATCCTTTACGTGGATATGGAAGTAAATTCTTGGCATGGGCTTATTTTAATAAGAAAAATCCTAATTATAGTTTTGGAAATGGTGGGGCTATGAGAGTATCCCCTATAGCTTATATTTCTAATGATTTATATACTGTTTTAGAAATAACAGAGAAAAGCTGTATAGCAACACATAATCATCCTGAAGGTATTAAAGGTGCTAAGGCAATAGCAGCATGTATTTATCTGGCAAGACAAGATTGTTCTAAAGAAGAAATTAAACAATATATAGAAAATGAATATAAGTATAATTTAAATATATCTGTTGAAGAATTCCATTCTAAGTATAGGTCTAATGCTACTTGCCAAAATAGTATTCCTCAAGCGATAGTTACTTTTTTGGAATCTACAGATTTTGAGAGCTGCTTAAGAAATGCCATCTATATTGGTGGAGACAGTGATACAGTTGCATGCATGGCATGTGGAATAGCGGAAGCCTATTATAAAGAAATTCCTTATGATATATTTGAATTTTGTTTTAGAAAATTAAATTATAATCAAAAATCTATAATTAAAGATTTTTACAATAAATACATTGTCAGCTCCACTATAACGAATAAAATTAATGATTTAATGTAA
- a CDS encoding ATP-dependent metallopeptidase FtsH/Yme1/Tma family protein, which translates to MKIKININKYVIGILIAISILIPTLKSYAVNLNATKASYNVFIKQMKNNEIKKIHIDFKDDNFVFINNKNNKYITDNPKTNDFKKELLQYNIEINEMHKQNLIQSLKEIIFILFGILMISQIKSIYNKSEIKNKRIDSDTSKNGISFKDIAGLKQVKKDMHLLVEFLKDPEKFTHKGAKLPKGAILYGEPGTGKTLLAKALAGEANVPFFSINGSDFIEMFAGMGAMRVRSLFEEARENAPCIIFIDEIDAIGRKRDVDLDNSEYRQTLNALLAEMDGFNGSEGVLVIAATNRIEDLDQALLRPGRFDKHISVSLPSTPEERLEIIGIYSKNKCFNKEVDFTNLAKQTIGFSPAQIESLINEAVLISIQYNKDNIDTECIDKAMYKILLKGHAKEDEKRDKDDIRLVAWHEAGHALIGKLTGMDIPKVTITPSTSGAGGVTMIVPKKMSLYSIQELKNKVKLAYGGRIGELLLLGDENKVTTGASADIQQATEIIKQMIVEYGMDEKFGMLNLYQLDVDNNIILDEASKLSKNIYDETYKLLKDNIDTLKSIAELLIEKETICEKDLDDIINQY; encoded by the coding sequence ATGAAAATAAAAATAAATATAAATAAATATGTGATAGGTATTCTAATTGCTATTAGTATATTAATACCAACGCTAAAATCATATGCTGTGAATCTAAATGCTACAAAGGCCTCTTATAATGTCTTTATAAAACAAATGAAAAATAATGAAATAAAAAAAATACATATTGATTTCAAGGATGATAATTTTGTATTTATAAATAATAAAAATAATAAATATATAACAGATAATCCAAAAACAAATGATTTTAAAAAAGAATTGCTTCAATATAATATTGAAATAAATGAGATGCATAAACAAAATTTAATACAAAGTTTAAAAGAGATTATCTTCATTTTATTTGGAATCCTTATGATATCTCAAATTAAATCTATATATAATAAAAGTGAAATAAAGAATAAAAGAATTGATTCAGATACTTCTAAAAATGGAATATCTTTTAAGGATATAGCTGGATTGAAACAAGTAAAAAAAGATATGCATTTATTAGTAGAATTTTTAAAAGATCCTGAAAAATTCACACATAAAGGAGCAAAGTTACCTAAGGGAGCTATCCTATACGGGGAACCTGGCACCGGAAAAACATTATTAGCTAAAGCTTTAGCAGGAGAAGCAAATGTACCTTTCTTTTCTATTAATGGTTCAGATTTTATTGAAATGTTTGCAGGAATGGGAGCCATGAGGGTAAGGAGCTTATTTGAAGAAGCACGTGAAAATGCTCCTTGCATTATATTTATAGATGAAATTGATGCTATCGGTAGAAAAAGAGATGTCGATCTTGATAATAGCGAATATAGACAAACACTTAATGCTCTATTAGCAGAAATGGATGGATTTAATGGATCAGAAGGTGTCTTAGTTATTGCCGCTACTAATAGAATAGAAGATTTGGATCAAGCCTTGTTACGACCTGGTAGATTTGATAAACATATAAGTGTATCTTTGCCATCAACACCAGAAGAAAGACTAGAAATAATCGGTATTTATAGTAAAAATAAGTGTTTTAATAAAGAAGTGGATTTTACAAATTTAGCTAAACAAACTATTGGATTTTCTCCAGCTCAAATAGAATCATTAATTAATGAAGCTGTTCTAATCTCTATTCAATATAATAAAGATAATATTGATACAGAATGTATAGATAAAGCCATGTACAAAATTCTATTAAAAGGCCATGCTAAAGAAGATGAAAAAAGAGATAAAGATGATATTAGATTAGTAGCTTGGCACGAGGCCGGTCATGCATTAATAGGCAAACTTACAGGAATGGATATTCCTAAAGTAACAATTACCCCATCAACTAGTGGAGCTGGTGGGGTGACCATGATTGTTCCTAAAAAGATGTCTTTATACTCAATACAAGAACTTAAAAACAAAGTTAAACTAGCCTACGGTGGTAGAATAGGAGAACTCTTATTATTAGGCGATGAGAATAAAGTTACTACTGGAGCTAGTGCCGATATCCAACAAGCTACTGAAATTATAAAACAAATGATTGTAGAATATGGTATGGATGAGAAATTTGGTATGCTTAATTTATATCAGTTAGATGTAGATAATAATATAATACTAGATGAAGCTTCTAAATTATCTAAAAACATATATGATGAAACATATAAACTATTAAAAGATAATATAGATACTTTAAAATCAATAGCTGAATTATTAATAGAAAAAGAAACTATCTGTGAAAAAGATTTAGATGATATAATAAATCAATATTAA